A region of Terriglobales bacterium DNA encodes the following proteins:
- a CDS encoding 4Fe-4S binding protein yields MSATPTLTPPSKPGPVLVEMVKSADKPKKKLIRRLLADRSQQIRHTVQIAFILLNVVIGIQFYQFVRHYEIGAIGDAVTRPAGVEGYLPIAGLMNLKAALLTGEIPRIHPAGMFLIVAFLAISFIFRKTFCSWLCPVGTLSEYLWKLGRKMFRRNLHVPRWLDIGLRGLKYFLLGFFLWAVYSMAPPDIHAFLQSPYGLIADVKMLNFFRFLGQTGLIVIGVLVLLSVVIQNFWCRYLCPYGALMGFASLLSPLRIRRNPETCIDCAKCAKACPSQLPVDKLITIKSAECTACMECVAVCPAEQALVFSTPAVGSKKPRAVPAWAVAAGIAVIFLGTVGYAKATNRWNTDIPSQVYRYLIPNADKAAHPMPGR; encoded by the coding sequence ATGTCAGCCACGCCAACGCTCACTCCGCCGTCGAAGCCGGGACCGGTTCTGGTCGAGATGGTGAAGTCGGCGGACAAACCGAAGAAGAAACTGATCCGCCGGTTGCTTGCAGATCGTTCTCAGCAGATTCGTCACACGGTACAGATCGCATTCATACTTCTTAATGTTGTAATCGGAATCCAGTTTTACCAGTTCGTTCGTCATTACGAGATTGGCGCCATCGGCGATGCGGTGACGCGTCCCGCGGGCGTGGAAGGTTACCTGCCAATCGCCGGTCTGATGAACCTGAAGGCCGCGCTGCTCACGGGAGAGATTCCGCGGATTCATCCGGCCGGCATGTTCCTGATCGTTGCGTTCCTCGCAATTTCTTTCATCTTTCGCAAGACGTTCTGTTCGTGGCTGTGTCCGGTGGGGACGCTGTCGGAGTATCTCTGGAAGCTGGGGCGGAAGATGTTTCGGCGTAACCTGCACGTTCCACGGTGGCTCGATATCGGGCTGCGGGGTCTGAAGTACTTCCTGCTCGGGTTCTTCCTGTGGGCGGTTTACAGCATGGCGCCGCCGGATATCCATGCGTTTCTCCAGAGCCCGTATGGCCTGATCGCAGACGTTAAGATGCTGAACTTCTTCCGGTTCCTGGGGCAGACAGGACTGATCGTCATCGGCGTGCTGGTGCTGCTGTCGGTGGTGATCCAGAACTTCTGGTGCCGTTATTTGTGTCCATATGGGGCGCTGATGGGGTTCGCTTCCCTGCTGAGTCCGCTGCGGATCCGGCGGAATCCGGAGACGTGCATCGATTGCGCGAAGTGCGCGAAGGCGTGTCCGTCGCAGCTTCCGGTGGACAAGTTGATCACGATCAAGTCGGCGGAGTGCACGGCGTGCATGGAGTGCGTGGCGGTGTGTCCGGCGGAACAGGCGCTAGTTTTTTCGACGCCGGCGGTGGGTTCGAAGAAACCGAGAGCGGTTCCGGCGTGGGCAGTCGCGGCCGGTATTGCGGTGATCTTCCTGGGGACCGTGGGGTACGCGAAGGCGACGAACCGTTGGAACACGGATATTCCGTCGCAGGTGTACCGGTATCTGATCCCGAATGCGGACAAGGCGGCGCATCCGATGCCGGGGCGGTAA